GACAGGAACGGAACCGAACGGGAGGGCGAGCTATGTCTGACGCCGACGCGGACGGCTTCCACCAGGACGTCTTCTACGCCGACACCGACAGGGAACCCGGCGAGGACAACGTCCAGTTCGCCGGCTTCGACGTCCAGCCGGTGGTCTTCGGCGTCGCCGTCGGGGTGATCCTGTTGTTCGTCGTTGTGACGCTGGGGGTCGGGGAGGAGACCGCGGGGGCGGCGTTCCAGTCGATCCAGGACACCATCGCGAACTACCTCGGCTGGTTCTACATCCTCTGTGCGAACGTCTTCATCGCGGTGGTGCTCTACTTCGGCCTCGGCAAGTACGGCTCGATCAGGATCGGCGGCCCGACACAGGAGACGGAGTTCAGCGACTTCTCCTGGCTGGCGATGCTGTTCAGCGCCGGGATGGGGATCGGGCTGATGTTCTGGAGCGTCGGCGAGCCGATCTGGCACTACAGCGCGCCGCCGTACGGCGAGGCGGAGACGGCCGCGGCGGCCGAGACATCGATGGTCGCGACCTTCTTCCACTGGGGGATCCACCCGTGGGCGATCTACGGCATCGTCGCGCTCGGACTCGCCTTCTACGCCTACAACCGGGGACTGCCGTTGACGTTCCGGTCGCTGTTCTGGCCGTTGCTGGGCGAGCGGATCTACGGCTGGCCGGGCCACCTCATCGACATCCTCGCGATCTTCGCGACGGCGTTCGGCCTCGCGACCTCGCTCGGCCTCGGCGCCCAGCAGGTAAACGCCGGGGTCAACGCCGTCTCCGGCGAGTTCCTCGGCTCGGCGGTCCCCGTCAGCACCACGGTCCAGGTGATCCTGATCGCGATCATCACCGCGATGGCCACCGTCTCCGTCTGGGCCGGCCTCGACAAGGGGGTCAAGCGGCTGAGCCAGCTCAACGTCTACCTGATGCTCGCGCTGCTCGCGACGATCCTCGTGGTCGGCCCGACGGTGTTCATCTTCGAGACGTTCGTCCAGACGCTCGGGGCATACGTCGCGACGCTGCCCACGCTCGCGTTCTGGACCGCGAGCTACGAGGGCGGCAGCGAGGGCTGGCAGGCCGGCTGGACGATCTTCTACTGGGGCTGGTGGATCGCGTGGTCGCCGTTCGTCGGGATGTTCATCGCCCGTATCTCGAAGGGCCGGACGATCCGCGAGTTCGTCCTCGCGGTCCTGCTCCTGCCCGCGCTGTTCTCCTTCTTCTGGATGTCGGCGTTCGGCGGCACCGCGCTCCACTTCGAGCTGTTCACCGACCAGAGCATCATCGAGGCGGTCCAGGCCGACGCGGCGGTCGCGATGTTCGAACTGTTCGCGATGCTGCCGCTCGCGATCCTCCTCTCGCTGGTCGCCATCGTCCTGGTGGTCTCCTTCTTCGT
This region of Halalkalicoccus sp. CGA53 genomic DNA includes:
- a CDS encoding BCCT family transporter — encoded protein: MSDADADGFHQDVFYADTDREPGEDNVQFAGFDVQPVVFGVAVGVILLFVVVTLGVGEETAGAAFQSIQDTIANYLGWFYILCANVFIAVVLYFGLGKYGSIRIGGPTQETEFSDFSWLAMLFSAGMGIGLMFWSVGEPIWHYSAPPYGEAETAAAAETSMVATFFHWGIHPWAIYGIVALGLAFYAYNRGLPLTFRSLFWPLLGERIYGWPGHLIDILAIFATAFGLATSLGLGAQQVNAGVNAVSGEFLGSAVPVSTTVQVILIAIITAMATVSVWAGLDKGVKRLSQLNVYLMLALLATILVVGPTVFIFETFVQTLGAYVATLPTLAFWTASYEGGSEGWQAGWTIFYWGWWIAWSPFVGMFIARISKGRTIREFVLAVLLLPALFSFFWMSAFGGTALHFELFTDQSIIEAVQADAAVAMFELFAMLPLAILLSLVAIVLVVSFFVTSSDSGSLVLGSISEGGKDDATRPTRVSWAVFEGLIAAVLLIGGGLTALQTASIVTGLPFAVVLLLICYTLWVGLAKEHRLLQRDDVQRQLRQYQDQERPERSPGAAPTDD